In one window of Drosophila ananassae strain 14024-0371.13 chromosome XR, ASM1763931v2, whole genome shotgun sequence DNA:
- the LOC6501941 gene encoding zinc finger CCCH domain-containing protein 13 — MALRLRRDVQKASYYVWFLGAEEAKGLRGARVINSVLPYLVDRSRGQEPLKVTLQVSHKGIKIVQGASKHLIPHSAITSSVQTDDIVACVLLLYNPATKCPLHVHAYRCDSETTAEALHLQLQILINRPDNQKRFEELETRLGILPPIPMNSSNSHGGDKRHESNAKSSGGGGPSSQHHHPLQSQQSGGGESARGGGTGGYQGRRHETSSPKRFSSSLGSDTGNSTRESECSDGQEQGLAGSSPVSRSPPHGKSQSHANSHGHGHPLLHHPPLTPQQNSDLFDSLAAELRAKLNGNGPPLLLPPRDYDTVHRSKGNLTAIELRRCRNALIVGGAPKPGQPGHPNVVNPGGGAAGGATGGAAAANANGKQVSSRGSSGIGSDLAPSPERQELNSSSDDEHWSNEADNSVIALKPSQIAMPHNGQLKRKSAVQPPEDSYLRDLPAKPYQPRQTDREREIERERERERDRERERERERERERERERDRERERERERDRDRTKTPASISNKSWNREDEIKPIIMRPADYDAKFNRVLQQEQHQHAGQTSGKLRDTDKYNEINRLLNKKLSHERERKSRSRLDDPLDDFEDSDPEQLQPSSLHSHGLGHGHHGHLAHRKENLTDKQKFLEYTSKKQQLLKNYSGDSPDGQRYRQRYVEPEEPAPPPPLAAGHNKYAAVHRGTDLGQRTTERRHADRERERERERERDRDREQSRDRNPYREAESLPYIQSMEKMMKSTGMRYGEGTPKTREREREREREREFGPPPSHGSQRDRFHDAKDKFRAMEQRPPVNRYPDVEEREVHSRDPYRSSSRRRRGSMEPPTTYEQWSQGEEEVEEVVGHADVAPSRSRARSRGEWEPEPQPTQSTRHLERSHRDRDRERERDRDYKREHSRDPYRHDRERERERERERERERERERERERERERERERERDRDRGRAHSREYVETKNSGHLERYPSPAGAGPPPSRPVGDSGASNPGKQQLNSMPKGYRHSYAEPVFARSGGRVGLAAVNPY; from the exons ATGGCGCTGCGCCTGCGTCGGGACGTCCAGAAGGCCTCCTACTATGTCTGGTTCCTGGGCGCCGAGGAGGCGAAGGGATTGCGGGGCGCCCGGGTGATCAACTCGGTGCTGCCCTATCtcgtcgaccgatcccggggCCAAGAGCCCCTCAAGGTCACCCTCCAGGTGTCCCACAAGGGCATCAAGATTGTCCAG GGGGCCTCGAAGCACCTGATCCCCCACAGTGCCATAACCAGCTCCGTGCAGACGGACGACATCGTCGCCTGCGTCCTGCTCCTCTACAACCCGGCCACCAAGTGCCCGCTCCACGTCCACGCCTACCGCTGCGACTCGGAGACCACGGCGGAGGCGTTGCACCTACAGCTGCAGATCCTCATCAACCGGCCGGACAACCAGAAGCGCTTTGAGGAGCTGGAGACCAG GCTGGGAATCCTTCCACCGATCCCCATGAACTCCAGTAACAGCCACGGGGGGGACAAGAGGCACGAATCCAATGCAAAGTCCTCCGGAGGGGGAGGACCCTCGTcccagcaccaccacccactgcAGTCACAACAGAGCGGCGGAGGAGAGTCCGCCCGCGGAGGAGGAACTGGGGGCTACCAGGGAAGGCGCCACGAGACGTCCTCTCCCAAGCGATTCAGCAGCTCATTGGGCAGCGACACGGGAAACAGCACCCGCGAGTCTGAGTGCAGTGACGGACAAGAGCAGGGTCTGGCAGGGTCCTCCCCTGTATCCCGCTCCCCGCCGCACGGCAAGTCCCAGAGCCACGCCAACTCGCACGGACACGGGCATCCACTGCTCCACCATCCGCCCCTGACGCCGCAGCAGAACAGCGACCTCTTCGATTCCCTGGCCGCCGAGCTGAGGGCCAAATTGAACGGGAACGGACCGCCATTGCTGTTGCCCCCGAGGGACTACGACACGGTGCATCGCTCTAAGGGGAATCTCACAGCCATCGAGCTGCGGCGGTGCCGGAATGCCCTCATTGTGGGGGGCGCTCCCAAACCGGGTCAGCCTGGACATCCAAACGTAGTTAATCCTGGCGGAGGAGCAGCCGGAGGCGCCACAggaggagctgctgctgcgaaTGCCAACGGCAAGCAGGTCTCGTCGCGGGGATCTTCGGGCATTGGCTCTGACCTGGCACCAAGCCCGGAGCGCCAGGAACTCAACAGCTCCAGCG ATGACGAGCACTGGTCCAACGAGGCGGACAACTCGGTCATTGCCCTGAAGCCTTCGCAGATCGCCATGCCCCACAACGGGCAGCTGAAGCGAAAGAGCGCCGTCCAACCTCCGGAGGACAGCTACCTGAGGGACTTGCCCGCCAAGCCGTATCAGCCACGACAGACCGACAGGGAGCGGGAGATCGAGCGCGAGAGGGAGCGGGAGAGGGAccgagagagggagagagagagggagagggagagggagcgTGAGCGAGAACGAGATCGAGAACGGGAGCGGGAACGCGAACGGGACAGAGATCGGACCAAAACCCCAGCATCCATTTCGAACAAGTCCTGGAACCGCGAGGACGAGATCAAACCCATCATTATGCGTCCGGCTGactacgatgccaagtttaaCCGGGTCCTGCAGCAAGAGCAGCACCAGCACGCGGGACAGACCTCCGGCAAGCTACGGGACACGGACAAGTACAACGAGATCAACCGGCTGCTGAACAAGAAGCTGTCGCACGAGAGGGAGCGCAAGTCCCGCTCCCGCCTGGATGATCCGCTCGACGACTTCGAGGACTCCGACCCGGAGCAGCTCCAGCCGAGCTCCTTGCACAGCCATGGACTGGGACACGGCCACCACGGACACCTGGCCCACCGCAAGGAGAACCTCACCGACAAGCAGAAGTTCCTGGAGTACACCTCCAAGAAGCAGCAGCTCCTGAAGAACTACAGCGGGGACTCTCCGGACGGGCAGAGGTATCGCCAGCGCTATGTCGAGCCGGAGGAACCAGCTCCTCCGCCGCCACTGGCCGCGGGCCACAATAAATACGCCGCCGTTCACCGGGGCACGGATTTGGGCCAGAGGACCACCGAGAGGAGGCACGCGGACAGGGAAAGAGAAcgggagagggagagggagcgAGACAGGGATCGTGAGCAGTCTCGGGACCGCAATCCCTACCGAGAGGCAGAGAGTCTCCCGTACATCCAGTCCATGGAAAAGATGATGAAGTCAACGGGAATGCGCTACGGCGAGGGAACTCCCAAGACCCGGGAAAGGGAGCGCGAGCGAGAGAGGGAGCGCGAGTTCGGACCACCACCCTCCCACGGCTCGCAGAGAGACCGCTTCCACGACGCCAAGGACAAATTCCGAGCCATGGAGCAGCGACCGCCTGTAAACCGCTACCCAGACGTGGAAGAGCGGGAAGTCCACAGCCGGGACCCCTACAGGTCCTCCTCCCGCAGGCGGCGTGGCTCAATGGAGCCGCCGACCACCTACGAGCAGTGGAGCCAGGgcgaggaggaggtggaggaagTGGTGGGTCACGCCGACGTGGCCCCCAGTCGGTCTAGGGCGAGGTCGCGCGGCGAATGGGAACCGGAGCCACAGCCCACACAGTCCACCCGGCACCTGGAGAGGAGTCACCGCGACAGAGACAGGGAGCGGGAGAGGGACAGGGACTACAAGCGGGAGCACTCCCGAGATCCTTATCGCCACGACAGAGAACGGGAGCGAGAGCGCGAGCGCGAGAGGGAAAGGGAAAGGGAACGAGAGCGGGAACGCGAACGAGAACGAGAACGTGAGCGTGAACGGGAAAGAGATCGAGATCGCGGACGTGCTCACTCTCGGGAATACGTGGAAACAAAGAACTCCGGCCACCTGGAGCGCTACCCCTCCCCGGCAGGTGCAGGCCCGCCGCCCTCGAGGCCGGTGGGGGACTCCGGAGCGAGCAATCCCGGAAAGCAGCAGCTGAACAGCATGCCGAAGGGCTACAGACACAGCTACGCGGAGCCGGTGTTCGCCAGGTCCGGAGGACGGGTGGGTCTGGCAGCAGTTAACCCCTACTAG